In a single window of the Danio aesculapii chromosome 20, fDanAes4.1, whole genome shotgun sequence genome:
- the zbtb2b gene encoding zinc finger and BTB domain-containing protein 2b has protein sequence MELANHGLILLQQLNAQREFGFLCDCTVAIGDVFFKAHKAVLAAFSNYFRMLFIHQDSDCVRLKPADIQPDIFSYLLNLMYTGKLATQLIDPARLEQGVKFLHAYPLIQEATLASHAAQAHPEVNLPLSSSLYGIQISDQQATLTNRLSARTPLSSPFDLEGSGLLDGKCSTASKATSQTRPGSKHRHAPSEPEVEASASISQFLRESAEPETSATEAPSCSLSANTILHVKPSIMRRTSSLRKHYTCHVCGGRFTQRGALREHLLLHTQAMLPLVLESVGAASPMLSGGAATPEVEEVFRGSEAAAATPIIVDVPSDSEQHPYSKDSPHPETAMPVPTTTAVSLCTAQPQADTPPPSDIADIDNLEGAADMEREVKRRKYECSTCGRKFIQKSHWREHMYIHTGKPYRCSACGKSFCRANQAARHVCMNLGSEPAYTMVDRQSMELCAADDSSQMEAMFLGSSGRPYKCNVCEMTFSSPNEVIKHLCFNQGALSGGVPGEMGISGLNNDSLAKDEGSDSSNGGPLMTPIKTEEVFVE, from the exons ATGGAGCTGGCCAATCATGGTCTTATCCTTCTGCAGCAGCTCAACGCGCAGAGGGAGTTTGGCTTCCTGTGTGACTGCACGGTCGCAATCGGCGATGTCTTTTTCAAAGCACACAAGGCCGTTCTGGCCGCATTCTCCAACTACTTCAGAATGCTATTCATACACCAGGACAG TGACTGTGTTCGCTTAAAGCCTGCTGACATTCAGCCGGATATCTTCAGCTACCTCCTCAACCTGATGTACACCGGCAAACTGGCGACACAACTCATCGACCCGGCCCGCCTGGAGCAGGGGGTCAAGTTCCTTCACGCGTACCCTCTCATTCAGGAGGCAACTCTGGCTAGCCATGCGGCTCAAGCACACCCTGAGGTCAATCTCCCTCTGTCATCCTCTCTTTATGGCATTCAGATATCAGACCAACAGGCCACGCTCACAAACCGCCTCTCAGCGAGAACACCTCTATCCTCACCATTCGACTTAGAAGGAAGCGGTTTGCTGGATGGGAAGTGCTCTACAGCAAGCAAAGCTACCTCACAGACACGGCCTGGATCCAAACACAGGCATGCGCCATCAGAACCAGAGGTAGAAGCGTCTGCGAGCATCAGTCAGTTTCTGAGGGAAAGCGCCGAGCCGGAAACATCTGCAACTGAAGCTCCGTCTTGTTCTCTGAGCGCCAACACAATTCTACACGTGAAGCCCAGCATCATGAGAAGAACTTCCTCTTTGAGAAAGCATTACACATGTCATGTTTGTGGAGGCCGCTTCACGCAGCGAGGAGCTTTACGAGAGCATCTGCTCCTGCACACTCAGGCTATGCTTCCCCTGGTGTTGGAGTCTGTTGGCGCAGCTTCCCCTATGCTAAGCGGTGGTGCCGCTACGCCTGAGGTGGAGGAAGTTTTCCGAGGCAGTGAAGCTGCTGCTGCCACTCCAATAATCGTGGATGTGCCCAGTGACAGCGAACAGCATCCATACTCAAAAGACTCACCCCATCCTGAAACTGCCATGCCTGTCCCGACGACGACTGCGGTCAGCCTGTGCACAGCACAGCCTCAAGCAGACACGCCTCCACCATCTGATATAGCTGATATTGACAACCTAGAGGGTGCGGCTGACATGGAGCGGGAAGTGAAGCGGAGGAAATATGAGTGCTCTACTTGTGGCCGCAAGTTCATCCAGAAGAGCCACTGGAGGGAGCACATGTACATTCATACGGGCAAGCCGTACCGCTGCAGCGCCTGTGGCAAGAGCTTCTGCCGAGCCAATCAGGCAGCGCGGCACGTCTGCATGAATCTGGGCTCAGAGCCAGCCTACACCATGGTGGACCGGCAGAGCATGGAGCTGTGCGCGGCGGATGACTCCAGCCAGATGGAAGCGATGTTCCTCGGCTCGTCGGGGAGACCGTACAAATGCAATGTGTGTGAAATGACCTTCTCTAGCCCTAATGAGGTGATCAAGCACCTGTGCTTCAACCAGGGGGCGCTCTCTGGTGGAGTGCCTGGAGAAATGGGCATCAGTGGgctgaacaatgacagcctggcCAAAGACGAAGGCTCGGATTCATCCAATGGTGGGCCGCTGATGACACCCATCAAAACTGAGGAGGTGTTTGTGGAATAG
- the armt1 gene encoding damage-control phosphatase ARMT1, with the protein MEAEGTMPPQSLSAKFEGSFAYLTVRDRLPTILTKVVDTLHRNKDNFFKEYGEEGTEAEKRAISFLSKLRNELQTDKPVLALTDNAEDTQAWNEYMGRQQDLMENGQLVSWFKSPWLYVECYMYRRIQEALYMNPPMHNFDAFKEGKTQSYFESQQAIKSLCTYLQQLITNMENMTEIQLQENFLKLIQVSLWGNKCDLSISAGQDNSQKSSPIDSLPDLQRFILVDDSSMVWSTLVASQGFRSSGMKHARVDIILDNAGFELVTDLVLADFLISSGLAKQIRFHGKSIPWFVSDVTKQDFECTIKQTMAANHKWMSASGVQWKHFMKDGTWSYHDHPFWTLPHEFCDMPVDAADLYNTLQTSDLILFKGDLNYRKLTGDRKWEHTVRFDQALRGFQPAPLCSLRTLKADVQVGLQAGQAEKISSQDPDWMTNGKYAAIQFSSPHREQ; encoded by the exons ATGGAGGCAGAGGGAACGATGCCCCCGCAGTCGCTCTCTGCTAAGTTTGAGGG GTCCTTTGCCTATCTGACTGTGAGAGACCGACTACCAACTATTCTCACAAAAGTGGTGGACACATTACACCGCAATAAGGACAATTTCTTTAAAGAATATGGAGAG GAGGGGACGGAGGCAGAGAAGAGGGCCATCTCCTTCCTGTCTAAGCTGAGGAATGAACTGCAGACAGACAAACCTGTGCTGGCTCTCACTGATAATGCTGAGGACACACAGGCCTGGAATGAATACATGGGAAGACAGCAGGATCTGATGGAGAACGGGCAGCTGGTCAGCTGGTTCAAGTCGCCATGGCTCTATGTGGAGTGTTACATGTACCGGAGGATCCAGGAGGCTCTGTATATGAA TCCACCGATGCATAACTTTGACGCGTTTAAGGAGGGAAAAACTCAAAGCTACTTTGAATCTCAGCAAGCAATTAAATCCCTCTGCACGTACCTTCAGCAGCTCATCACCAACATGGAGAACATGACTGAGATACAGCTGCAAGAGAACTTCCTCAAGTTGATCCAG GTCTCTCTGTGGGGAAACAAGTGTGATCTGTCCATCTCTGCGGGTCAGGACAACTCCCAAAAGTCAAGTCCCATTGATTCTCTCCCTGATCTTCAGCGCTTCATCCTAGTGGATGACTCCAGCATGGTTTGGTCAACATTGGTTGCTTCTCAAGGGTTCAGATCCTCAGGGATGAAACATGCGAGAGTGGATATCATTTTAGACAACGCTGGTTTTGAACTCGTAACTGATCTAGTCCTTGCCGACTTCCTTATTTCATCAGGACTGGCCAAGCAAATCCGATTTCATGGCAAGTCCATCCCGTGGTTTGTTTCAGACGTCACTAAACAAGACTTCGAGTGCACCATCAAGCAGACCATGGCAGCCAATCACAAGTGGATGTCAGCAAGCGGTGTCCAATGGAAGCATTTCATGAAGGATGGCACCTGGTCCTACCACGACCATCCGTTTTGGACTCTGCCCCATGAGTTCTGCGACATGCCGGTGGATGCAGCGGATCTCTACAACACACTGCAGACCTCAGACCTGATTCTCTTCAAAGGAGACTTGAACTACAGAAAGCTGACTGGAGATAGGAAATGGGAGCACACTGTTCGGTTTGATCAAGCCCTTAGGGGGTTCCAGCCAGCCCCTCTCTGCAGTCTCAGGACACTAAAAGCTGATGTTCAGGTGGGCTTACAGGCAGGTCAGGCCGAGAAGATCAGCTCTCAGGATCCAGACTGGATGACCAATGGAAAATACGCTGCGATTCAGTTTTCCAGTCCACACAGAGAACAGTAG